A window of the Nocardia sp. NBC_01329 genome harbors these coding sequences:
- a CDS encoding MFS transporter — MSDTEAPAPHDPLAMSHREILEAMTGLLAALFTALLSTTIVANALPTIIGELHASQTAYAWVITTALLTNAASTPIWGKLADLFNKKTLVQLGIVIFVVGSVIAGFAHNVELLLAARALQGVGMGGLTALVVAIIGSIIPPRERGRYSGYMGAVMAVSMTGGPILGGVIVDSALGWRWCFFICIPLAVIALLLLQRTLRLPTTRKKGVRIDWLGATLLTAGVSVLLIWVSFAGKSGYYEWWSTESALYVGGGVLLLALTVFVESQVKDPVIPLAIITERTTALAIIASIAVGVGMFGATTFLGQYLQTARGYSPTAAGLLSSPMVAGMLVASVVSGQLITRFGKWKSFVVAGAALLVIGFSLLSTVDHATNIWLIGCFITVTGAGVGMMMQNLVLAVQNTVSVQNIGAASSSVAFFRTFGGAIGVSVLGSVLATRVTELSTARFTEVGIHTTSSGSGNLDLESLPAPIAEIVRFAYGDATGRIFLIAAVTTVVALIATALLPNRPLRRTIDIEKPVDPATATDPATATDMEPQDRVPDDLADLESTPAAPEPVGRHHASAAEHTDDPRTEPAPIPVGALTAQAPAGQNGHGVYGTAVTDRTALPVSGFAGTGDEEGSFRGRITREDRHPVPGAALTLIDQRGHQVARAAGATDGGYTISAPGPGSYVLIVSAPGHRPTAVNVAPTAQAQRMDLTLSGLGELSGTVRSARGGAPLAGATVTVTDRYGEVVASAASAEDGAYLCHGVVPGTYTLVAVAEHMRPIATALTVPDSGRMRHDIELAPMAVLTGSARADGGRVVADIQITVLDATGDVTATARTDEEGRYTVPDLPEGQYTVVARGYPPVTGQISISGEEVDYDVELGYGTGEEV, encoded by the coding sequence ATGTCTGACACCGAGGCGCCCGCCCCTCACGATCCGCTCGCCATGAGCCATCGCGAAATCCTCGAAGCGATGACCGGTCTGCTGGCGGCGCTGTTCACCGCACTGCTCAGCACGACCATCGTCGCCAATGCCCTACCCACGATCATCGGCGAACTGCACGCCTCGCAGACCGCCTATGCCTGGGTCATCACCACCGCACTGCTCACCAATGCAGCCTCGACGCCCATCTGGGGCAAACTGGCCGACCTGTTCAACAAGAAGACGCTGGTGCAGCTGGGCATCGTGATCTTCGTCGTCGGCTCGGTGATCGCCGGTTTCGCGCACAATGTCGAACTGCTCCTGGCGGCGCGCGCACTGCAGGGCGTCGGCATGGGCGGCCTGACGGCGCTGGTCGTCGCGATCATCGGCAGTATCATCCCGCCCCGGGAACGGGGCCGGTATTCCGGCTATATGGGTGCGGTCATGGCGGTCTCGATGACCGGTGGCCCGATCCTCGGCGGCGTCATCGTGGACAGTGCGCTGGGCTGGCGCTGGTGCTTCTTCATCTGCATCCCGCTGGCGGTGATCGCCCTGCTTCTCCTGCAGCGCACGCTCCGGCTGCCCACCACCCGCAAGAAGGGCGTGCGCATCGATTGGCTCGGCGCCACCCTGCTCACGGCGGGCGTGTCCGTCCTACTGATCTGGGTCTCGTTCGCCGGGAAATCCGGCTACTACGAGTGGTGGTCCACCGAATCGGCGCTCTATGTGGGCGGCGGCGTACTGCTGCTGGCGTTGACGGTCTTCGTCGAATCGCAGGTGAAGGATCCGGTCATCCCGCTCGCGATCATCACCGAACGCACCACAGCGCTGGCCATCATCGCTTCGATTGCAGTGGGCGTGGGCATGTTCGGCGCCACCACCTTCCTCGGGCAGTACCTGCAGACCGCCCGCGGCTACTCCCCGACCGCCGCCGGGCTGCTGTCGTCCCCGATGGTGGCCGGAATGCTCGTGGCCTCGGTGGTCTCGGGTCAGCTCATCACCCGGTTCGGCAAGTGGAAGAGCTTCGTGGTCGCCGGCGCTGCCCTGCTGGTGATCGGCTTCAGCCTGCTGTCCACCGTCGACCACGCCACCAACATCTGGCTGATCGGCTGCTTCATCACCGTGACCGGCGCGGGCGTCGGCATGATGATGCAGAACCTGGTCCTGGCGGTCCAGAACACGGTGAGCGTCCAGAACATCGGCGCCGCGTCCAGCAGTGTCGCCTTCTTCCGCACCTTCGGCGGCGCCATCGGCGTCTCCGTCCTGGGTTCGGTCCTGGCGACCCGCGTCACCGAACTGTCCACCGCACGATTCACCGAAGTCGGGATCCACACCACCTCGTCCGGCAGTGGCAATCTCGATCTCGAATCGCTACCCGCGCCGATCGCCGAGATCGTGCGGTTCGCCTACGGCGATGCCACCGGGCGGATCTTCCTGATCGCGGCGGTCACCACCGTCGTGGCGCTCATCGCGACCGCCCTGCTCCCGAACCGCCCGCTGCGGCGCACCATCGATATCGAGAAGCCCGTCGATCCCGCGACCGCCACCGATCCCGCGACCGCCACAGATATGGAGCCGCAGGACCGCGTGCCCGACGATCTCGCCGACCTGGAGAGCACCCCGGCGGCCCCGGAGCCTGTGGGCCGACATCACGCATCGGCGGCCGAGCACACCGATGACCCGCGGACCGAGCCGGCGCCGATTCCCGTCGGGGCACTCACCGCGCAGGCGCCCGCCGGGCAGAACGGTCACGGCGTGTACGGCACGGCGGTGACCGACCGGACCGCGCTGCCGGTGTCCGGATTCGCCGGAACAGGCGACGAGGAGGGGTCGTTCCGCGGCCGCATCACCCGCGAGGACCGACATCCCGTTCCGGGCGCGGCGCTGACGCTTATCGACCAGCGCGGGCACCAGGTCGCCCGGGCCGCCGGAGCCACCGACGGCGGCTACACGATCAGCGCGCCCGGGCCGGGCAGCTACGTGCTCATCGTCTCGGCGCCGGGGCACCGGCCGACCGCGGTCAATGTCGCGCCCACCGCACAAGCCCAGCGGATGGATCTGACGCTCTCGGGGCTGGGCGAGCTGTCGGGCACCGTCCGATCCGCCCGTGGGGGCGCGCCGCTGGCCGGCGCGACGGTCACGGTCACGGACCGGTACGGCGAGGTGGTCGCATCGGCCGCATCGGCCGAAGACGGTGCCTACCTGTGCCACGGCGTGGTCCCCGGGACCTACACCCTGGTGGCAGTGGCAGAGCATATGCGCCCGATCGCGACGGCACTGACCGTGCCGGACAGTGGACGGATGCGTCACGATATCGAGCTCGCCCCGATGGCCGTGCTGACCGGATCGGCCCGAGCGGACGGCGGCCGGGTCGTGGCCGATATCCAGATCACCGTCCTGGACGCCACCGGCGATGTCACCGCCACGGCACGTACCGATGAGGAAGGCCGCTACACCGTGCCCGATCTGCCGGAAGGGCAGTACACGGTCGTGGCCCGCGGCTATCCGCCGGTCACCGGGCAGATCAGCATTTCCGGTGAAGAGGTCGACTACGACGTCGAACTCGGATACGGAACCGGCGAAGAGGTGTAA
- a CDS encoding NAD(P)-binding domain-containing protein, translated as MMQEAAEEVVANFPILVIGAGQSGLSAGYHLRRRGLVPGRDFLIVDHAPGPGGAWQFRWPSLTLSTVNRVHDLPGMAFTENSRATDPGSAGVDVPAATAVPRYYQRYEEHFELAVRRPVSVRVVCDRRERDGLLHVETDRAGTILVRGLINGTGTWEHPFVPYYRGAETFAGRQLHTRDYRSPDEFAGQHVVVVGGGISAVQLLDEISRVTSTTWVTRSEPAFRDNAFDADAGRRAVAIVEDRVRRGLPPGSVVSVTGLPLDERLRAARDRGVLQRRPMFDQIEPEGVRWADGSFRAAQVILWATGFRSALDHLAPLRLRGPGGGIAMTGGLATQVAVDPRIHLIGYGPSASTVGANRAGRAAAAELTGYLGLNRTVEPGD; from the coding sequence ATGATGCAGGAGGCGGCCGAGGAGGTAGTAGCAAATTTCCCGATACTGGTGATCGGTGCGGGACAGTCCGGGCTTTCGGCCGGCTATCACCTGCGCCGGCGTGGACTTGTCCCCGGGCGGGATTTCCTCATCGTCGACCATGCTCCGGGCCCCGGTGGCGCCTGGCAGTTCCGCTGGCCGTCGCTGACCCTGAGCACGGTGAACCGGGTCCACGACCTGCCCGGCATGGCCTTCACCGAGAACTCGCGGGCCACCGACCCGGGTTCGGCCGGCGTCGACGTCCCGGCAGCGACCGCGGTGCCCCGCTACTACCAGCGCTACGAAGAACATTTCGAGCTGGCGGTACGCAGGCCCGTGAGTGTTCGGGTGGTATGCGACCGGAGGGAACGCGACGGGCTGCTGCACGTCGAAACCGACCGGGCGGGGACCATCCTGGTACGCGGTCTGATCAATGGAACCGGGACCTGGGAACATCCCTTCGTCCCGTATTACCGTGGCGCCGAAACCTTCGCCGGCCGGCAACTGCACACCCGCGACTACCGCAGCCCGGACGAGTTCGCCGGGCAGCACGTGGTCGTGGTCGGGGGTGGGATCTCCGCGGTCCAGTTGCTCGACGAGATATCGCGCGTCACCTCCACCACCTGGGTGACGCGGTCCGAACCGGCGTTCCGGGACAACGCGTTCGATGCGGACGCGGGCCGGCGGGCGGTGGCGATCGTCGAGGACAGAGTGCGCCGGGGGCTCCCGCCGGGCTCGGTGGTCTCGGTGACCGGCCTCCCGCTCGACGAACGGCTCCGGGCGGCCCGTGACCGCGGCGTATTACAGCGCCGGCCGATGTTCGACCAGATCGAGCCCGAGGGCGTGCGGTGGGCCGACGGGAGCTTCCGGGCCGCGCAGGTGATCCTGTGGGCGACCGGATTCCGCAGCGCTCTGGATCACCTGGCCCCGCTGCGGCTGCGCGGACCGGGCGGCGGAATCGCCATGACCGGCGGGCTCGCCACCCAGGTGGCGGTGGATCCTCGAATCCATCTGATCGGCTACGGACCGTCTGCCAGTACGGTGGGCGCGAACCGGGCCGGTCGGGCGGCCGCGGCGGAACTCACCGGCTACCTGGGCCTGAACCGAACCGTCGAGCCGGGCGACTGA
- a CDS encoding response regulator transcription factor — translation MRLLIVEDEKRLASALAKGLSAEGFAVDVVHDGAEGLHRATSTDYDLIILDIMLPGMNGYRVCASLRAAGHETPVLMLTAKDGEYDEAEGLDTGADDYLSKPFSYVVLVARIRALLRRRTRGGVQVLRIGDLVVDPATHSCRRGDRDVSLTAKEFAVLEQLALRAGEVVSKADILQHVWDFAYDGDPNIVEVYISTLRRKIDTPFGCRTILTVRGAGYRLAARG, via the coding sequence ATGCGTCTGCTGATCGTGGAGGATGAGAAACGCCTCGCCTCGGCCCTGGCCAAAGGCTTGTCCGCGGAAGGGTTCGCGGTCGATGTCGTACACGACGGCGCCGAGGGACTGCACCGGGCGACCAGCACCGACTACGACCTGATCATTCTCGACATCATGCTGCCCGGAATGAACGGCTACCGGGTATGTGCGAGCCTGCGCGCCGCCGGCCACGAAACCCCGGTTCTGATGCTCACCGCCAAGGACGGCGAATACGACGAGGCCGAAGGCCTGGACACCGGCGCCGACGACTACCTCAGCAAGCCGTTCTCGTATGTGGTTCTGGTGGCGCGGATTCGGGCCCTGCTGCGCCGGCGCACCCGTGGCGGCGTGCAGGTGTTGCGTATCGGCGATCTGGTCGTCGACCCCGCCACGCACAGCTGCCGACGCGGCGATCGAGACGTCTCGCTCACAGCCAAGGAGTTCGCAGTACTGGAGCAACTGGCCCTGCGCGCCGGCGAGGTCGTCTCCAAAGCCGATATCCTGCAGCATGTCTGGGACTTCGCGTACGACGGCGACCCGAATATCGTCGAGGTCTACATCAGTACGCTGCGGCGCAAGATCGATACGCCCTTCGGCTGCCGGACCATTCTGACAGTGCGCGGGGCGGGATATCGGCTGGCCGCCCGTGGCTGA
- a CDS encoding dienelactone hydrolase family protein — protein sequence MTMIEISAPDGDIDAVWETPGGDGPWPGVVLLHDAVGLTADLRRNARMLADNGYLVIAPDLFSRGPRCVPGVFRELLFTGEGRTVRDILGALRRVRDDSSCTGRVAVAGFCMGGGFALLTAPRGFDAAAPFYPTGRGNYADMLRGSCPIVASYGRLDPINIGRAHRLEQVLDDFGVAHDVKTYSGVTHGFANRLPVEPVLRVTGLGYAAAASDDAWGRVFAFFDAHLKTPSPH from the coding sequence ATGACGATGATCGAGATTTCCGCGCCCGACGGCGATATCGACGCCGTATGGGAGACACCAGGGGGTGACGGACCGTGGCCTGGGGTGGTGCTGCTCCACGATGCGGTCGGCCTGACTGCCGATCTGCGCCGCAATGCCCGCATGCTGGCCGATAACGGTTATCTGGTGATCGCACCGGATCTGTTCTCCCGCGGCCCCCGGTGTGTGCCCGGAGTTTTCCGCGAGCTGCTGTTCACCGGTGAGGGAAGAACGGTGCGCGATATTCTCGGCGCGCTCCGGCGGGTGCGCGACGATTCTTCGTGCACCGGCCGCGTCGCCGTGGCCGGTTTCTGTATGGGGGGCGGTTTCGCGTTGCTGACCGCGCCACGCGGTTTCGACGCCGCCGCCCCGTTCTATCCGACGGGCCGCGGTAACTACGCGGACATGTTGCGCGGCAGCTGCCCGATCGTCGCCAGCTACGGCCGGCTGGATCCGATCAATATCGGCCGCGCGCACCGACTGGAACAGGTGCTCGACGATTTCGGTGTGGCACACGATGTCAAGACCTATTCCGGGGTCACTCATGGGTTCGCCAACCGCCTACCGGTCGAACCCGTGCTGCGGGTGACCGGTCTCGGCTACGCCGCAGCGGCCTCCGATGATGCCTGGGGCCGAGTTTTCGCGTTCTTCGACGCACACCTGAAAACCCCGTCGCCGCACTAG
- a CDS encoding PepSY domain-containing protein has translation MASVIRHAAAGLRWILIGVVVAAVVAGAGVSVATVTLGHTPHTGNVSLDQPVTEWSLVADPGIDRQQAMDAAVAAVPDSRAVSAEFETEHRIPVWEVEVVTSAGVEYEVTVDAKTGEVIGTVDHD, from the coding sequence ATGGCAAGCGTCATTCGACACGCGGCCGCCGGTCTGCGCTGGATTCTCATCGGCGTCGTGGTCGCGGCCGTGGTAGCCGGCGCCGGTGTCAGCGTCGCAACTGTCACGCTCGGGCACACCCCACACACCGGCAACGTCTCGCTGGATCAGCCGGTCACCGAGTGGTCACTCGTCGCCGATCCGGGAATCGATCGGCAGCAGGCCATGGATGCCGCCGTGGCGGCGGTGCCCGACAGTCGTGCGGTCTCCGCCGAATTCGAGACCGAACACCGCATCCCCGTGTGGGAGGTGGAGGTCGTAACCTCGGCCGGCGTGGAATACGAGGTGACTGTGGACGCGAAGACCGGCGAGGTCATCGGCACGGTCGACCACGACTGA
- a CDS encoding ATP-binding protein gives MAERTRSRNMWWSSVRARTTTAATVVVAIALTATGLIVLAALRGNLVDSADLQAGQTVRDIAGQVEAGTPLSQLRLPDPEDEPVQVVSADGQILAADDELRGQGPMADFGPGSTAGDDSPEKDGQDTEDDSADATEEGESDDAGESDDAGESDEDDADEDEQDGSPGSGNIAAGPGTDRAIGADRADTGRTGETLSTTEPVFGQSQLTVGDTEPSSYRIAALASTTTDGRAVTVYAGASLDTADSAVADARRAMLIGLPLLLAVVAGVTWLVTRWALRPVESIRSELAEIMHGDLSRRVPEPAARDEIARLAATTNDTLAALEQSSERQRRFIADAAHELRSPIASLRTQLEVSQAYPGLLELDGLLGDTVRLEHLAADLLLLARLDAGEQPRSDRVDLETLVQEELIHRVGDRIPVASELLGGPLVITGSRTQMARVLGNLVDNAQRHATKTVRVTLEHRGEHAVLAVADDGPGVPETDRERIFQRFVRLDDARSRDEGGAGLGLAIVRDVVGRHGGSIRVEPADSGGARFVVRLPLTPRSSDQHRRS, from the coding sequence GTGGCTGAACGAACGCGTAGCCGGAACATGTGGTGGAGCTCGGTCCGGGCACGCACCACGACCGCGGCCACTGTGGTGGTGGCCATCGCCCTGACCGCGACCGGGCTGATCGTGCTCGCGGCGTTGCGCGGCAACCTGGTCGACAGCGCGGATCTGCAGGCAGGACAGACCGTTCGCGATATCGCCGGCCAGGTGGAGGCGGGTACACCGCTGTCCCAACTGCGCCTGCCGGACCCCGAGGACGAACCGGTACAGGTCGTTTCGGCCGACGGGCAGATTCTCGCCGCCGATGACGAACTGCGGGGCCAGGGTCCGATGGCCGATTTCGGACCGGGCTCCACCGCGGGTGACGACTCCCCGGAGAAGGACGGGCAGGACACTGAGGACGACTCGGCCGACGCGACCGAAGAGGGCGAGAGCGACGATGCGGGCGAGAGCGACGATGCGGGCGAGAGCGACGAAGACGACGCGGACGAGGACGAACAGGACGGATCACCGGGTTCCGGAAATATCGCCGCAGGTCCCGGAACCGACCGGGCGATCGGTGCCGACAGGGCAGATACCGGCCGGACCGGTGAGACGCTGTCGACCACCGAACCTGTTTTCGGGCAGTCGCAGTTGACAGTGGGCGATACCGAGCCGAGCAGTTATCGGATCGCCGCCCTGGCGAGCACGACTACAGACGGCCGAGCGGTCACCGTTTACGCGGGTGCGTCGCTGGATACCGCCGACAGTGCGGTCGCCGATGCGCGGCGCGCCATGCTGATCGGCCTGCCGTTGCTGCTCGCCGTTGTCGCCGGGGTGACCTGGCTGGTGACACGGTGGGCGTTACGGCCGGTCGAGTCCATCCGGTCCGAACTCGCCGAGATCATGCACGGAGACCTGTCGCGACGGGTCCCCGAACCCGCCGCCCGCGATGAGATCGCCCGGTTGGCCGCCACCACCAACGACACCCTCGCCGCACTGGAGCAGTCCTCGGAACGGCAGCGCCGGTTCATCGCCGATGCCGCGCACGAACTGCGCAGCCCCATCGCCAGTTTGCGTACCCAGCTCGAGGTTTCGCAGGCGTATCCGGGTCTACTCGAGCTGGACGGGTTGCTGGGCGATACCGTCCGCCTGGAACATCTCGCGGCAGATCTGCTGCTGCTGGCCCGGCTCGACGCGGGCGAGCAACCGCGATCGGACCGGGTCGATCTCGAGACGCTGGTCCAGGAGGAGCTGATCCACCGGGTCGGCGACCGGATACCGGTCGCCTCCGAACTCCTCGGCGGACCGCTCGTGATCACCGGCAGCCGCACCCAGATGGCCCGGGTCCTGGGTAATCTCGTCGACAATGCGCAGCGGCACGCCACGAAGACGGTGCGAGTGACATTGGAACACCGTGGCGAACACGCTGTCCTCGCTGTCGCCGACGACGGCCCCGGCGTCCCCGAAACCGACCGGGAGCGGATCTTCCAGCGTTTCGTACGCCTCGACGATGCCCGTAGCCGGGACGAAGGCGGTGCGGGCCTCGGGCTGGCAATCGTTCGCGATGTGGTCGGGCGCCACGGTGGCTCGATCCGGGTCGAGCCCGCGGATTCCGGCGGCGCTCGATTCGTGGTGCGGCTTCCGCTCACGCCTCGATCGTCCGATCAGCATCGGCGATCATGA